Proteins encoded in a region of the Thermocaproicibacter melissae genome:
- a CDS encoding O-acetylhomoserine aminocarboxypropyltransferase/cysteine synthase family protein yields MSSRKFAFDTLQVQAGQIPDPATGSRAVPIYQTTSYVFAGTDEAEGRFALKIPGNIYSRLTNPTTEVFEKRIAALEDGSAALGVASGAAAVTYAILNIAGAGDEIVAASTLYGGTYNLFAHTLPKYGIRTVFVNPDDPENFEKAITPKTKALYYETLGNPGINVIDFDAVGEIGRKHQIPVIVDNTFATPYLFRPFEHGANVVVHSATKFIGGHGTSIGGVIVDGGNFDWTSGKFPGFTEPDTSYHGLKYADLGPAAFVTKIRAQLLRDTGASLSPFHSWLFLQSLETLSLRVAKHVSNTEKITKFLSQHPKVQEVNYPGLPSSKYYELAKKYFPKGAGSIFTFSVKGGEKKARKVIDSLKIFSQLANVADAKSLVIHPSSTTHQQLTLEEQRAAGFGPETIRISVGLEDADDLIWDLNQALEND; encoded by the coding sequence ATGAGCAGCAGAAAATTCGCATTTGACACTTTGCAGGTACAGGCGGGGCAGATTCCCGATCCGGCAACGGGTTCACGGGCGGTGCCCATTTACCAAACGACCTCCTATGTTTTTGCCGGCACCGATGAGGCGGAAGGCCGTTTCGCGCTCAAAATTCCAGGAAACATCTATTCCCGCCTGACAAACCCCACTACGGAGGTCTTTGAAAAGCGCATCGCCGCGCTCGAAGACGGCTCGGCTGCATTGGGCGTAGCTTCCGGCGCAGCAGCCGTGACGTACGCCATTCTGAACATCGCGGGGGCGGGCGACGAAATCGTTGCGGCGAGCACACTCTACGGAGGCACTTACAATCTGTTCGCACACACACTGCCGAAATACGGTATCCGCACCGTGTTCGTGAATCCGGACGACCCGGAAAACTTTGAAAAAGCCATTACCCCAAAGACAAAGGCGCTGTATTACGAGACACTCGGCAACCCCGGAATCAACGTGATTGATTTTGACGCCGTGGGCGAGATTGGCCGAAAGCACCAGATTCCGGTCATCGTTGACAACACGTTTGCAACGCCGTATCTATTCCGCCCGTTCGAGCACGGCGCGAATGTGGTTGTTCACTCTGCCACAAAATTCATCGGCGGGCACGGCACCTCCATCGGCGGCGTGATTGTGGACGGCGGCAATTTCGACTGGACTTCCGGAAAATTCCCGGGCTTTACCGAGCCGGACACGAGCTACCACGGCCTGAAATATGCAGACCTCGGCCCAGCGGCGTTTGTCACGAAGATCCGCGCCCAGCTTCTGCGGGACACCGGCGCGTCACTCTCTCCGTTTCACTCCTGGCTGTTCCTGCAAAGCCTTGAAACGCTGTCGCTCCGCGTGGCGAAGCACGTTTCCAACACCGAGAAAATCACGAAATTCCTCTCGCAGCACCCAAAGGTGCAGGAAGTAAATTACCCGGGGCTTCCTTCCAGCAAGTACTATGAGCTTGCAAAAAAATATTTCCCAAAGGGAGCCGGCTCCATCTTCACGTTCTCGGTCAAGGGCGGCGAGAAAAAGGCGCGCAAGGTCATCGACAGCCTGAAAATCTTCTCTCAGCTCGCAAATGTGGCTGACGCAAAGTCGCTTGTCATTCATCCTTCCAGCACAACGCACCAGCAGCTAACACTGGAAGAGCAGCGCGCGGCCGGCTTCGGTCCGGAGACCATCCGAATTTCCGTCGGCCTGGAAGACGCTGACGACCTCATCTGGGACCTCAACCAAGCATTGGAGAACGACTAA
- a CDS encoding ABC transporter ATP-binding protein — MLEVYNLTKKYGKLTANDNLNFKVENGEIAVLCGPNGAGKSTAIKCITGLLRFQGNILFDGKNNKSIEAKRTFGYIPELPAPIENLTVGEHLEFIARAYRVRDWKPRAEELLTRMEMNDKTNKLGKELSKGMQQKLSICCALLPSPRTILLDEPLVGLDPHAIKELKTMLIELKNQGCSILLSTHMLDSVRDFWDKVLIMMNGRIAASRTRSEVEQTGENLEELFFSITEGAGREPA, encoded by the coding sequence ATGCTGGAGGTTTACAACCTGACAAAGAAGTACGGGAAACTCACTGCGAACGACAATCTGAATTTCAAAGTGGAGAACGGCGAAATTGCAGTCTTATGCGGACCGAACGGCGCAGGGAAGTCAACGGCAATTAAATGCATTACCGGACTTCTGCGTTTTCAGGGCAACATCCTTTTTGACGGAAAAAACAACAAGAGCATTGAAGCGAAACGAACCTTTGGGTATATTCCGGAGCTGCCCGCACCCATTGAAAACCTGACGGTGGGCGAGCACTTGGAATTCATTGCGCGCGCTTACCGCGTGCGTGACTGGAAACCGAGGGCAGAGGAACTGCTGACCCGCATGGAAATGAACGACAAAACAAATAAGCTCGGCAAGGAGCTTTCCAAAGGAATGCAGCAGAAGCTCAGCATCTGCTGCGCGCTGCTGCCCAGCCCGAGAACGATTCTGCTCGACGAGCCTCTCGTGGGGCTGGACCCGCACGCCATTAAAGAACTGAAAACCATGCTCATCGAATTGAAAAATCAGGGCTGCTCCATCCTGCTCAGCACCCATATGCTTGACAGCGTGCGCGATTTCTGGGACAAGGTGCTCATTATGATGAACGGCCGCATTGCCGCATCCCGCACACGCAGCGAAGTGGAACAGACCGGAGAAAACCTGGAGGAGCTGTTCTTCTCCATTACGGAAGGCGCGGGGAGGGAACCCGCATGA
- a CDS encoding glycoside hydrolase family 95 protein: protein MKKLWYRQPAVKWEDCMPLGNGKLGAMANGSPDHGCIQLNEESLWSGTFKDRNNPDAYSHLNEIRSLLAEGKASQAEALACCALTGTPPNETAYQTLGELNLITSHSDYSDYQRSLDLEDACARVEYICGGVRYSRTLFVSQPDNVLVLRFTADKPGSVSFRASLSRSFWADYLSASESEDPDTVCMEGGTGILFRAVLKARTKGGTLRRVGSNLLVENADEAELFVSAATSFASADYRLLAQKAVEQVMAKSFEELFEAHRREYRSYFDRMELHLCYDSSLDLLPTDERLRRFRSGESDNGLVALYFDFGRYLLISSSRPGSLLPANLQGIWNRDLQPAWGSKFTININTEMNYWPAEVCGLGDCEQPLFFHIKRMAAHGRDTARIMYHCRGIVAHHNTDVWGDTAPQDVWVPSTFWVMAFPWLCTHIWEHYEYSLDTSFLRDYWPILQDTALFFIDYLVEDAEGRLVVSPTLSPENSYIHPKTGETANLCIGCTMDSQILRDFFRICIRASEILGTGEELASKLKELLPRLPKTEIHSNGTIREWLEEYEEVEVGHRHISHLYGLFPSEQITPQKTPELAAAAEKTLERRLSHGGGHTGWSRAWIINFWARLQNGEKAWENIRLLLEKSTLDSLLDNHPPFQIDGNFGGTAGIANMLLQCINGEIVLLPALPKEWPSGSVCGLRGKGGLSLNMRWEGGTLADLSIQSPTEQDIALRYGNTVTAVHLVAGINAIDTARLA from the coding sequence GTGAAAAAGCTTTGGTATCGGCAGCCCGCCGTAAAATGGGAAGACTGCATGCCTCTCGGCAACGGGAAACTGGGAGCTATGGCAAACGGCTCTCCCGACCACGGCTGTATTCAGTTGAATGAAGAAAGCCTATGGTCGGGTACGTTTAAGGACCGCAATAATCCCGACGCTTACTCGCACCTCAATGAAATCCGAAGCCTTCTGGCGGAAGGCAAAGCCTCGCAGGCAGAGGCGCTGGCCTGCTGCGCCTTAACCGGCACCCCGCCGAACGAGACTGCGTACCAAACCCTTGGGGAACTGAACCTTATCACCTCGCACAGCGATTACTCCGATTACCAAAGGTCGCTGGACCTTGAGGACGCCTGTGCCCGCGTGGAATACATCTGCGGCGGCGTGCGTTACAGCCGTACGCTGTTTGTGTCGCAGCCGGATAACGTTCTTGTTCTGCGCTTCACGGCAGATAAGCCCGGAAGCGTCAGCTTCCGCGCCTCGCTGTCCCGTTCCTTCTGGGCGGACTACCTCAGCGCCTCGGAGTCGGAGGATCCGGATACCGTCTGCATGGAGGGCGGAACCGGCATCTTGTTCCGCGCGGTTTTGAAGGCTCGCACAAAAGGCGGCACCCTGCGCCGGGTCGGAAGCAATCTTCTGGTGGAAAACGCGGATGAAGCGGAGCTGTTTGTTTCCGCCGCCACTTCTTTCGCTTCGGCGGATTACCGCCTGCTTGCGCAGAAGGCTGTGGAACAGGTCATGGCCAAAAGCTTTGAGGAGCTTTTTGAAGCGCACCGCAGAGAATATCGCTCGTATTTTGACCGCATGGAGCTTCATCTCTGCTACGACTCCTCGCTTGACCTTCTTCCCACCGACGAAAGGCTTCGCCGCTTCCGTTCGGGAGAAAGCGACAACGGCCTTGTCGCCCTTTACTTTGATTTCGGCCGCTACCTGCTGATTTCTTCGAGCAGGCCCGGAAGTCTTCTGCCCGCAAACCTGCAGGGAATCTGGAACCGGGACCTCCAACCGGCATGGGGCAGCAAATTCACAATCAACATCAACACGGAGATGAACTACTGGCCGGCGGAAGTCTGCGGTCTCGGCGACTGTGAACAACCACTGTTTTTCCATATCAAGCGCATGGCCGCCCACGGGCGCGACACCGCACGCATCATGTACCACTGCCGCGGGATTGTCGCCCACCACAACACCGACGTCTGGGGAGACACCGCACCGCAGGACGTCTGGGTACCCTCGACCTTCTGGGTGATGGCGTTTCCGTGGCTCTGCACCCACATCTGGGAGCACTACGAATATTCGCTCGACACATCTTTCCTGAGGGACTACTGGCCGATTTTGCAGGACACGGCTCTTTTCTTCATCGACTACCTTGTGGAGGACGCAGAGGGAAGGCTGGTCGTCTCCCCCACGCTTTCGCCGGAAAACAGCTACATCCACCCAAAAACGGGTGAAACCGCAAACCTCTGCATCGGCTGCACGATGGATTCGCAGATTCTGCGCGACTTTTTCCGAATCTGCATCCGCGCGTCGGAGATTCTCGGCACAGGGGAAGAACTTGCAAGCAAGCTGAAAGAACTTCTGCCCCGCCTTCCGAAAACGGAGATTCATTCCAACGGCACCATCCGCGAGTGGCTGGAAGAATACGAAGAAGTGGAAGTCGGGCACCGCCATATTTCGCACCTTTATGGGTTGTTCCCCTCGGAACAAATCACGCCGCAGAAAACGCCGGAGCTTGCAGCCGCCGCAGAAAAGACGCTGGAGCGCCGCCTTTCGCACGGCGGCGGCCACACCGGTTGGAGCCGCGCATGGATTATCAACTTCTGGGCACGCCTGCAGAACGGTGAAAAGGCTTGGGAAAATATCCGCCTGCTGCTCGAAAAATCCACGCTCGACAGCCTCCTTGACAATCACCCGCCATTTCAGATTGACGGCAATTTCGGCGGTACCGCCGGCATCGCAAACATGCTACTGCAGTGCATAAACGGAGAAATCGTCCTGCTCCCCGCACTGCCAAAGGAATGGCCCAGCGGCTCCGTCTGCGGCCTGCGCGGCAAAGGCGGTCTTTCGCTGAACATGCGGTGGGAGGGCGGCACGCTTGCCGATCTTTCCATCCAAAGCCCGACGGAACAGGATATCGCTCTTCGCTATGGAAACACCGTAACCGCTGTGCACTTGGTTGCCGGCATCAACGCAATAGACACTGCCCGACTCGCATAG